In one Cellulomonas sp. JZ18 genomic region, the following are encoded:
- a CDS encoding BCCT family transporter produces the protein MTSPETVGGPHPALLPGIGVEQTHRSFGVDRVVFAAAIAVVAGVIAWGVASPAGLAQVAASGFAFVTTDFGWFFGVLTVAVFLFMMWLGFGRHRAVRLGQDEEKPEFSTLSWIAMLFSAGMGIGLLFYGPLEPMSFFHELPPAFARTEAGSDRAMHVALAQTLFHWGPVAWAYYALVGGAVAYAAYRKGRTPLMSALLEPIFGRRSHGVLGKVVDVFAIVVTLFGTAVSLGIGALQIGRGAEIVAGVGPLGNAVVVGIIAVLAVAFIFSAVSGLKRGIRALSNVNMALAGLLGLFVLVVGPTVLLLNLVPGVLMTFLGELPALMAQSAATAPGAQEFMSAWTTYYWAWWVSWTPFVGMFVAKISRGRTLREFVTAVIVVPSAVCLVWFTVLGGTTMWLEQTGASMSAAASGQDMLFALLHELPLGAVTSVLAVVSVVIFFVTSADSASIVMASLSEQGNPEPRRATTVVWGIALATIAAVLLVGGGQVALSGLQSLMIVSALPFAVVVVLVMVAWAKDLARDPLTLRRRYAREALDQGVRAGIEEHGDDFVLGVVPTEPNEGAGAWLDTQDPALTEWYRPDGEDGAPRPPHAGGADGQQADAAARSSARPAVLTPAHPERGRG, from the coding sequence GTGACGTCCCCGGAGACGGTCGGCGGTCCGCACCCCGCACTGCTGCCGGGGATCGGCGTCGAGCAGACCCACCGGTCGTTCGGCGTCGACCGGGTCGTGTTCGCCGCGGCGATCGCGGTGGTCGCGGGCGTCATCGCCTGGGGCGTGGCCTCGCCCGCGGGGCTGGCGCAGGTCGCCGCCTCGGGCTTCGCGTTCGTCACGACGGACTTCGGCTGGTTCTTCGGCGTCCTCACGGTCGCCGTCTTCCTGTTCATGATGTGGCTCGGCTTCGGCCGCCACCGCGCGGTGCGCCTGGGCCAGGACGAGGAAAAGCCGGAGTTCTCCACGCTGTCCTGGATCGCCATGCTGTTCTCCGCCGGCATGGGCATCGGCCTGCTGTTCTACGGGCCGCTGGAGCCCATGAGCTTCTTCCACGAGCTGCCGCCGGCGTTCGCGCGCACCGAGGCGGGCAGCGACCGGGCGATGCACGTCGCGCTCGCGCAGACGCTGTTCCACTGGGGGCCGGTCGCCTGGGCGTACTACGCGCTCGTGGGCGGGGCGGTCGCGTACGCCGCCTACCGCAAGGGCCGGACCCCGCTGATGTCCGCGCTGCTCGAGCCGATCTTCGGCCGGCGCAGCCACGGCGTGCTCGGCAAGGTCGTCGACGTCTTCGCCATCGTCGTCACGCTCTTCGGCACCGCGGTGTCGCTCGGCATCGGGGCGCTGCAGATCGGGCGCGGCGCCGAGATCGTCGCCGGCGTCGGCCCCCTCGGCAACGCCGTCGTCGTCGGGATCATCGCCGTGCTGGCCGTCGCGTTCATCTTCTCGGCCGTCTCCGGCCTCAAGCGGGGCATCCGCGCGCTGTCGAACGTCAACATGGCCCTCGCCGGTCTCCTGGGCCTGTTCGTCCTCGTCGTCGGCCCGACGGTCCTCCTGCTCAACCTCGTGCCGGGCGTCCTCATGACGTTCCTCGGGGAGCTCCCGGCGCTGATGGCGCAGTCCGCCGCGACCGCGCCCGGCGCGCAGGAGTTCATGAGCGCCTGGACCACGTACTACTGGGCGTGGTGGGTGTCCTGGACGCCGTTCGTCGGCATGTTCGTCGCCAAGATCAGCCGCGGCCGCACGCTGCGCGAGTTCGTCACCGCCGTCATCGTCGTCCCCAGCGCGGTGTGCCTGGTCTGGTTCACGGTCCTCGGCGGGACCACCATGTGGCTGGAGCAGACCGGTGCGTCGATGAGCGCGGCCGCGTCCGGCCAGGACATGCTCTTCGCCCTGCTGCACGAGCTGCCGCTCGGTGCCGTGACGTCCGTGCTCGCCGTGGTCTCCGTCGTCATCTTCTTCGTCACCAGCGCCGACTCGGCCTCGATCGTCATGGCGAGCCTGTCGGAGCAGGGCAACCCCGAGCCCCGGCGTGCGACCACCGTGGTGTGGGGGATCGCGCTCGCGACGATCGCCGCGGTGCTGCTGGTGGGCGGCGGCCAGGTGGCGCTCTCCGGACTGCAGAGCCTGATGATCGTCTCGGCCCTGCCGTTCGCGGTCGTGGTGGTCCTCGTCATGGTCGCGTGGGCGAAGGACCTGGCGCGCGACCCCCTCACGCTGCGTCGCCGGTACGCCCGCGAGGCCCTCGACCAGGGTGTGCGGGCCGGCATCGAGGAGCACGGCGACGACTTCGTCCTCGGGGTCGTGCCGACCGAGCCGAACGAGGGTGCCGGTGCGTGGCTCGACACGCAGGACCCCGCGCTGACGGAGTGGTACCGGCCGGACGGCGAGGACGGCGCGCCGCGGCCGCCGCACGCGGGCGGCGCGGACGGCCAGCAGGCCGACGCCGCCGCGCGCTCGTCGGCGCGGCCCGCGGTCCTGACGCCGGCGCACCCGGAGCGCGGGCGCGGGTGA
- a CDS encoding FAD-dependent monooxygenase, whose protein sequence is MRLAGAGRRVAAPAARPGRGGRRDAVGGARGGRTGRGHARVRRLHGLARGGAHAGGRDRGVGDVGPPRALRRRPRRRRPGLRVRHGDRPEGGRAPDGATELAELRRRFGHWHAPIPALLDAVDPETVLRHDVHALSAVPAALHRGTTVLVGDAAHALEPNLGQGAGLALEDAVVLAHVLAGGAPVEPALARYTASRRPRAARLHATSGRLGRLTQHTGPVAARVRDAAVRLTPAALALRGTDATMGWRPPTSSRARAAGAPASAAAPGSAR, encoded by the coding sequence GTGCGGCTGGCCGGTGCGGGACGTCGGGTCGCTGCTCCCGCAGCACGACCTGGTCGTGGCGGCCGACGGGATGCGGTCGGCGGCGCGCGCGGCGGTCGCACCGGCCGCGGTCACGCCCGCGTACGCCGGCTACACGGCCTGGCGCGCGGTGGTGCGCACGCCGGCGGCCGTGACCGAGGCGTCGGAGACGTGGGGCCGCCGCGAGCGCTTCGGCGTCGTCCCCGTCGGCGACGGCCTGGTCTACGTGTTCGCCACGGCGACCGTCCCGAGGGCGGGCGCGCACCCGACGGCGCCACCGAGCTGGCCGAGCTGCGGCGGCGCTTCGGGCACTGGCACGCGCCGATCCCGGCCCTGCTCGACGCGGTCGACCCGGAGACCGTGCTCCGGCACGACGTGCACGCGCTGTCGGCGGTCCCCGCCGCGCTGCACCGCGGCACCACCGTGCTGGTGGGTGACGCCGCGCACGCGCTCGAGCCGAACCTCGGCCAGGGTGCCGGCCTCGCGCTGGAGGACGCGGTCGTGCTGGCGCACGTGCTCGCCGGCGGGGCACCGGTCGAGCCCGCACTCGCCCGGTACACCGCGTCCCGGCGGCCGCGGGCCGCGCGGCTCCACGCCACCTCGGGGCGGCTGGGCCGCCTGACGCAGCACACCGGACCCGTCGCGGCCCGCGTCCGGGACGCCGCCGTGCGCCTCACCCCCGCGGCCCTCGCGCTGCGCGGGACCGACGCGACCATGGGCTGGCGACCGCCGACGTCGTCCCGTGCGCGGGCCGCGGGGGCGCCGGCGTCGGCCGCCGCCCCCGGGTCGGCACGCTGA
- a CDS encoding GNAT family N-acetyltransferase yields the protein MENAPGGPDAADPSPAARRARTAHADAWEQQALVRRAAGGATAHLPGIRVMTSGLDDARWNHGDVTDPGLVDVTAVSAWFASRGVRWGVRVPAGTPWTHGRLLLRTRLMTLDAPDLRPVAPVPGLRVRAAGPQDLPTVLDVDAAAFGGAVAQEWIRPHLVSSEITTALAELDGVPVATAYVVRSDGLAGPAAYLAGVGVRPEARRRGVAAAVSAWLLRDAFGRGCRFAHLHPDDDAAARVYARLGFTEVDGLDVYVDVA from the coding sequence GTGGAGAACGCACCCGGCGGCCCGGACGCCGCCGACCCGTCGCCGGCCGCCCGTCGCGCCCGCACCGCCCACGCCGACGCCTGGGAGCAGCAGGCGCTCGTGCGCCGCGCGGCCGGCGGCGCGACGGCGCACCTGCCCGGCATCCGTGTCATGACGAGCGGCCTCGACGACGCCCGCTGGAACCACGGCGACGTCACCGACCCGGGGCTCGTCGACGTCACGGCGGTGAGCGCGTGGTTCGCGTCCCGCGGCGTGCGCTGGGGCGTCCGGGTCCCGGCCGGCACCCCGTGGACGCACGGGCGGCTCCTCCTGCGGACCCGCCTCATGACCCTCGACGCGCCCGACCTGCGGCCCGTCGCCCCTGTCCCCGGGCTCCGTGTGCGGGCGGCGGGCCCGCAGGACCTGCCCACGGTGCTCGACGTCGACGCGGCCGCCTTCGGCGGCGCCGTCGCGCAGGAGTGGATCCGCCCGCACCTGGTCTCGTCCGAGATCACGACGGCGCTCGCCGAGCTCGACGGCGTGCCCGTCGCCACGGCGTACGTCGTGCGCTCCGACGGGCTCGCCGGACCGGCGGCGTACCTGGCGGGCGTGGGCGTGCGACCCGAGGCGAGGCGCCGCGGCGTCGCGGCCGCCGTGTCGGCGTGGCTGCTGCGGGACGCGTTCGGTCGCGGCTGCCGGTTCGCGCACCTGCACCCGGACGACGACGCCGCCGCCCGCGTCTACGCCCGGCTCGGGTTCACCGAGGTCGACGGGCTGGACGTGTACGTCGACGTGGCGTGA
- a CDS encoding GNAT family N-acetyltransferase — MLIRDYTAADAAPTLAVFEDAIRRTARSRYSAEQVEAWLGGPRDLAPWNAARLRVRTFVADDAGTVAGFTDLDDAGYVDRLFVSPDHGRRGVGRALLEHVLVTADALGLPELTTHASLVARPVFERAGFHVVHEETVRRGAVELTRFHMRRPSDAAAPTSP; from the coding sequence GTGCTGATCCGCGACTACACGGCGGCCGACGCCGCACCGACGCTGGCCGTGTTCGAGGACGCCATCCGGCGGACCGCACGCAGCCGGTACTCCGCGGAGCAGGTGGAGGCGTGGCTCGGCGGGCCGCGCGACCTCGCGCCGTGGAACGCGGCACGGCTGCGCGTGCGCACGTTCGTCGCCGACGACGCCGGCACCGTGGCGGGGTTCACCGACCTCGACGACGCCGGCTACGTCGACCGGCTCTTCGTCTCGCCCGACCACGGTCGGCGGGGCGTCGGCCGCGCGCTGCTGGAGCACGTCCTGGTGACGGCCGACGCCCTGGGCCTGCCCGAGCTCACGACGCACGCCAGCCTGGTGGCCCGACCGGTCTTCGAGCGCGCCGGGTTCCACGTCGTCCACGAGGAGACGGTCCGCAGGGGAGCGGTGGAGCTGACGCGGTTCCACATGCGCCGCCCGTCCGACGCGGCGGCACCGACGTCCCCGTGA
- the chrA gene encoding chromate efflux transporter, protein MSADETTTSDRPAPGRDLVPFGTAVRTWFAISLQTFGGPAGQIAVMQRTLVDEKRWIGQQRFLHALNYCMLLPGPEAQQLAVYTGWLLNGFRGGLVAGSLFVLPGVVALLGLAAVYVAFGDTTAVAALFAGLAPAVLAIVVQAVVRVGRRALAGPALVALAVAAFVALTVLGLPFPLVVVAAGVLGWLLHRVAPRLLTTAGADGAQPAGPPPLIPDDALHSARPSGRRTALLLVLGVAVWLAPVAAAAITTGGDGVLTQQGLFFSGTAVVTFGGAYAVLAYVAQRAVETYGWLAPGEMVRGLALAETTPGPLIMVVQFVAFLGAYRDPGGLDPWVAALLGALLTTWVTFVPSFLLILLGAPYVERLRGNRPLAAALTGITAAVVGVIANLAVYFALHTLFASTTTVQAGPVHLELPDLASVRPVPVVIALVAGVLVLRLRWSVLRTLGACALLGGVAGVLGLVD, encoded by the coding sequence ATGAGCGCGGACGAGACCACGACGTCGGACCGCCCCGCACCCGGCCGGGACCTCGTCCCGTTCGGCACCGCCGTGCGCACGTGGTTCGCGATCTCCCTGCAGACCTTCGGCGGCCCGGCCGGGCAGATCGCCGTCATGCAGCGCACCCTCGTCGACGAGAAGCGCTGGATCGGGCAGCAGCGGTTCCTGCACGCGCTCAACTACTGCATGCTCCTGCCCGGTCCCGAGGCGCAGCAGCTCGCGGTCTACACGGGCTGGCTGCTGAACGGGTTCCGGGGCGGCCTGGTGGCGGGCAGCCTGTTCGTGCTGCCGGGCGTCGTGGCCCTGCTCGGCCTCGCCGCGGTGTACGTGGCGTTCGGCGACACGACCGCGGTCGCGGCGCTGTTCGCGGGCCTGGCGCCGGCCGTGCTGGCGATCGTCGTGCAGGCGGTCGTGCGCGTGGGCCGGCGCGCCCTGGCCGGGCCGGCGCTGGTGGCGCTCGCGGTGGCCGCGTTCGTCGCGCTCACGGTCCTCGGCCTGCCGTTCCCGCTCGTCGTCGTCGCCGCGGGCGTGCTCGGCTGGCTCCTGCACCGCGTCGCGCCCCGCCTGCTCACCACGGCCGGCGCGGACGGCGCGCAGCCCGCCGGTCCCCCGCCGCTCATCCCCGACGACGCGCTGCACAGCGCGCGGCCCTCGGGCCGGCGCACGGCCCTGCTGCTCGTGCTGGGCGTCGCCGTGTGGCTGGCTCCCGTCGCGGCGGCGGCGATCACGACCGGGGGCGACGGCGTCCTCACGCAGCAGGGCCTGTTCTTCTCGGGGACCGCCGTCGTCACGTTCGGCGGCGCCTACGCGGTGCTCGCCTACGTCGCCCAGCGGGCCGTGGAGACCTACGGCTGGCTCGCGCCCGGGGAGATGGTCCGGGGGCTCGCCCTGGCCGAGACGACGCCGGGACCGCTCATCATGGTGGTGCAGTTCGTCGCCTTCCTCGGCGCGTACCGCGACCCGGGCGGCCTCGACCCGTGGGTGGCGGCCCTGCTCGGTGCGCTGCTGACCACGTGGGTGACGTTCGTGCCGAGCTTCCTGCTCATCCTGCTCGGGGCTCCCTACGTCGAGCGGCTGCGCGGGAACAGGCCGCTCGCGGCCGCGCTCACGGGGATCACCGCCGCGGTCGTCGGCGTGATCGCCAACCTCGCGGTGTACTTCGCCCTGCACACCCTGTTCGCGTCCACCACGACCGTGCAGGCGGGACCCGTGCACCTCGAGCTCCCGGACCTCGCGTCCGTCCGTCCCGTCCCCGTCGTGATCGCCCTGGTCGCGGGCGTGCTCGTCCTCCGCCTGCGCTGGTCCGTCCTGCGCACCCTCGGCGCGTGCGCGCTGCTCGGGGGCGTCGCCGGCGTGCTGGGCCTGGTCGACTGA
- a CDS encoding BCCT family transporter, whose translation MTSGTDSSGTDDLAPGTGGATGRYGTGRGGMHPAVYWPALVVIVLVAGLAIAFPDRAGTAIDALQDNVVGAFGWYYVLLVAAFVVFALWVGLGRWGDIVLGDDDAQPEFGIGAWFSMLFAAGMGIGLVFWGVAEPLSHFASPKPGVVGAPERLAEQAMAQTYLHWGVHAWAIYVVVGLALAYAIHRRGRPVSIRWALEPLFGERVRGRLGDVIDVTAVVGTVFGVATSLGLGVLQITAGLDHIGVLTPSTGVQVVLILVITAAATVSVVSGLDRGLKWLSNANVTMAGVLLLAILVLGPTLFLLREFVQSLGVYLANVLPLTFNVSAYAGEAGEAWQAAWTTFYWGWWISWAPFVGVFIARISRGRTVREFVGGVLLVPTLVTFLWFSVLGGSAVYRELFGQGGMVGADGTVVPENALFDLLGDLPWGSALSVLAIVLVALFFVTSADSGSLVVAMLASGGDPQPRVAIRVTWAVLSGVLAVALLLAGGLVALQTAAILIALPFSVVMIGMGVATSRALHREHTELLRAERRLRRAQLVEHVTEQVTARVQGRERERPGRRGGARG comes from the coding sequence GTGACCAGCGGCACCGACAGCAGCGGCACCGACGACCTCGCCCCCGGCACCGGGGGCGCCACCGGCAGGTACGGGACGGGGCGGGGCGGGATGCACCCGGCGGTCTACTGGCCGGCCCTCGTGGTGATCGTCCTGGTGGCCGGGCTGGCGATCGCCTTCCCCGACCGGGCCGGCACCGCGATCGACGCGCTCCAGGACAACGTCGTGGGCGCGTTCGGCTGGTACTACGTGCTGCTGGTCGCGGCGTTCGTGGTCTTCGCCCTGTGGGTCGGCCTGGGCCGCTGGGGCGACATCGTGCTCGGCGACGACGACGCGCAGCCCGAGTTCGGGATCGGTGCGTGGTTCTCGATGCTGTTCGCCGCCGGCATGGGCATCGGTCTCGTCTTCTGGGGTGTCGCCGAGCCGCTCTCGCACTTCGCCTCGCCGAAGCCGGGGGTGGTCGGGGCACCGGAGCGCCTCGCGGAGCAGGCCATGGCGCAGACGTACCTGCACTGGGGTGTCCACGCGTGGGCGATCTACGTGGTCGTCGGGCTCGCGCTCGCGTACGCGATCCACCGCCGTGGCCGGCCCGTCTCGATCCGCTGGGCGCTCGAGCCGCTGTTCGGCGAGCGGGTGCGCGGCCGCCTCGGTGACGTGATCGACGTGACCGCCGTCGTCGGCACGGTGTTCGGCGTGGCGACGTCGCTGGGTCTCGGCGTGCTGCAGATCACCGCGGGCCTCGACCACATCGGGGTGCTCACGCCGTCCACGGGCGTGCAGGTCGTGCTCATCCTCGTCATCACCGCCGCGGCGACGGTGTCGGTCGTCTCGGGGCTCGACCGGGGGCTCAAGTGGCTCTCGAACGCGAACGTCACGATGGCGGGCGTCCTGCTCCTCGCGATCCTGGTCCTCGGCCCGACGCTGTTCCTGCTGCGGGAGTTCGTGCAGTCGCTCGGCGTCTACCTGGCGAACGTGCTGCCGCTCACGTTCAACGTGAGCGCCTACGCGGGCGAGGCGGGCGAGGCGTGGCAGGCCGCGTGGACCACCTTCTACTGGGGGTGGTGGATCTCCTGGGCGCCCTTCGTCGGCGTCTTCATCGCACGCATCTCCCGCGGGCGGACGGTCCGCGAGTTCGTGGGCGGCGTGCTGCTCGTCCCGACGCTCGTGACCTTCCTCTGGTTCTCGGTGCTGGGCGGCAGCGCGGTGTACCGCGAGCTGTTCGGGCAGGGCGGCATGGTGGGCGCCGACGGCACGGTCGTCCCCGAGAACGCCCTCTTCGACCTGCTGGGCGACCTGCCGTGGGGCTCGGCGCTGTCGGTGCTCGCGATCGTGCTGGTGGCCCTCTTCTTCGTCACGTCCGCCGACTCGGGGTCGCTGGTGGTCGCGATGCTCGCGTCGGGCGGCGACCCGCAGCCCCGCGTCGCGATCCGCGTGACGTGGGCGGTGCTGTCCGGGGTCCTCGCCGTGGCCCTGCTCCTCGCCGGCGGTCTGGTGGCCCTGCAGACCGCGGCCATCCTCATCGCCCTGCCGTTCAGCGTCGTGATGATCGGGATGGGCGTGGCGACGTCGCGTGCGCTGCACCGCGAGCACACGGAGCTGCTGCGGGCGGAACGGCGGCTGCGGCGCGCGCAGCTCGTCGAGCACGTGACCGAGCAGGTCACCGCGCGGGTGCAGGGGCGTGAGCGCGAGCGGCCGGGCCGCCGCGGGGGCGCGCGCGGCTGA
- a CDS encoding threonine/serine exporter ThrE family protein, producing the protein MRAVGVVRRLARRGVGGPPTVQVGRRTRGGGRDEAFVRDVLELAVRVGETMLSLGASAADVTATIRRLAHAFGLECEVDLTFTAILVSHDPGGSRAPVTVLRVVAARTADYGRLTRVLELAQEVGAGPDGPEDHAAVVARLRDAHERLDVIVAAPHPYHRRLVTVLLSVMAAGVAVLLGGGLAVAVLAGATTAVVDRVLLRLQRWAIPPFFQQAAGATVATLVAVALFVLVPLLPVGLATLPPALVVASGIVVLLAGLSFVGAAEDAIDGFPVTAVGRMFEVLLLTLGIVVGIGGVLDVAQRLGVTLEVVDVPQGALPTGVQAVAAGVVSGAWALASYARARAAVVAALAGGTAWLTSAALGALGLGPAVAGAGAALLVGFLAESLARRLRVPAIVTSICAIVPLLPGLAIYRGLFRLVQADPARPATPVLLGAAMVALGLAAGVTLGGLLARPLRERVRRATWPVQRVGVQVVRRPGRGDGTRTAGGPVQAAPDPGDVRHTADAAAPDDDAGA; encoded by the coding sequence GTGCGTGCGGTGGGCGTGGTGCGGCGGCTGGCGCGCCGCGGGGTCGGGGGCCCGCCGACGGTCCAGGTCGGGCGGCGCACACGCGGTGGCGGGCGCGACGAGGCGTTCGTCCGTGACGTCCTGGAGCTCGCCGTCCGGGTCGGCGAGACGATGCTGTCGCTCGGGGCGTCGGCGGCCGACGTGACGGCCACGATCCGGCGTCTGGCGCACGCCTTCGGCCTGGAGTGCGAGGTCGACCTGACGTTCACGGCCATCCTCGTCTCGCACGACCCCGGCGGCAGCCGTGCCCCCGTCACGGTGCTGCGCGTCGTGGCGGCGCGGACCGCGGACTACGGCCGCCTCACGCGCGTGCTCGAGCTCGCGCAGGAGGTCGGTGCGGGGCCGGACGGGCCGGAGGACCACGCCGCCGTCGTCGCCCGGCTGCGCGACGCGCACGAGCGGCTCGACGTCATCGTCGCCGCCCCGCACCCGTACCACCGCCGGCTCGTGACGGTCCTGCTGTCCGTCATGGCCGCCGGGGTCGCGGTGCTCCTCGGCGGGGGGCTCGCGGTCGCGGTGCTCGCCGGGGCGACGACGGCGGTCGTCGACCGGGTGCTGCTGCGGCTGCAGCGCTGGGCGATCCCGCCGTTCTTCCAGCAGGCGGCCGGGGCGACCGTCGCGACGCTCGTCGCGGTGGCGCTGTTCGTGCTGGTCCCCCTGCTGCCCGTCGGCCTCGCGACGCTGCCGCCCGCGCTCGTCGTGGCGTCGGGGATCGTCGTGCTGCTGGCCGGGCTGTCGTTCGTCGGTGCCGCCGAGGACGCGATCGACGGCTTCCCCGTCACCGCCGTCGGGCGCATGTTCGAGGTGCTCCTGCTCACGCTGGGCATCGTCGTGGGCATCGGTGGCGTGCTGGACGTCGCGCAGCGGCTCGGCGTGACCCTCGAGGTCGTCGACGTGCCGCAGGGGGCGCTGCCGACGGGGGTGCAGGCGGTCGCGGCCGGCGTCGTGTCGGGCGCGTGGGCGCTGGCGTCGTACGCGCGGGCCCGGGCCGCGGTGGTCGCCGCGCTCGCGGGCGGCACGGCCTGGCTCACGTCCGCGGCGCTCGGTGCGCTCGGCCTGGGGCCCGCGGTCGCGGGCGCGGGTGCGGCCCTGCTCGTGGGCTTCCTCGCGGAGTCGCTGGCGCGCCGGCTGCGTGTGCCCGCGATCGTCACGTCGATCTGCGCGATCGTCCCGCTGCTGCCGGGCCTCGCCATCTACCGCGGGCTGTTCCGCCTCGTGCAGGCCGACCCCGCCCGTCCGGCGACGCCCGTCCTGCTGGGCGCCGCCATGGTGGCCCTCGGGCTCGCGGCCGGCGTCACGCTGGGCGGCCTGCTCGCGCGTCCCCTGCGCGAGCGGGTGCGCCGGGCGACCTGGCCCGTCCAGCGGGTGGGCGTCCAGGTCGTCCGGCGCCCCGGGCGCGGCGACGGGACGCGGACCGCCGGGGGACCGGTGCAGGCCGCACCCGACCCGGGTGACGTGCGCCACACCGCGGACGCCGCGGCGCCCGACGACGACGCGGGCGCCTGA